Proteins encoded in a region of the Paenibacillus sp. E222 genome:
- the rph gene encoding ribonuclease PH encodes MMRSNGRTSDQLRPMNLTINTNKYAEGSVLIEVGDTKVICTATVEERVPPFMKGQGKGWVTAEYSMLPRATHTRNQREANRGKLTGRTMEIQRLIGRALRSVVNLQALGERTITLDCDVIQADGGTRTTSITGSFVALALAVNKIAQQYKLQVFPITDFIAAVSVGVVGEQPVLDLNYDEDSKAKVDMNLVMTGGGKYVELQGTGEEAPFDRRELNAMLELGEQGILEMIERQKEVLGPIALKIGARGLGEA; translated from the coding sequence ATGATGAGATCTAACGGACGAACCAGCGACCAGCTGCGCCCGATGAATTTAACAATTAACACGAATAAATACGCCGAAGGTTCTGTACTGATTGAAGTGGGAGATACCAAGGTTATTTGTACAGCTACGGTGGAGGAGCGTGTTCCTCCCTTTATGAAAGGGCAGGGTAAAGGCTGGGTAACGGCTGAATACTCCATGCTGCCACGTGCAACACATACCCGTAATCAGCGTGAAGCGAACCGCGGCAAATTGACTGGACGCACCATGGAAATACAGCGTCTGATTGGCCGTGCACTGCGCTCAGTTGTTAACTTGCAGGCGCTTGGCGAGCGTACGATTACACTGGACTGTGATGTTATTCAAGCCGACGGAGGTACACGCACAACGTCCATTACCGGTTCGTTTGTAGCTCTGGCGCTCGCGGTGAACAAAATTGCCCAACAGTATAAATTGCAAGTATTCCCGATTACGGATTTCATTGCAGCAGTAAGTGTGGGTGTAGTTGGAGAACAGCCTGTGCTGGATCTGAACTATGATGAAGATTCCAAAGCCAAGGTAGATATGAACCTCGTGATGACAGGCGGCGGGAAATATGTGGAGCTTCAGGGAACAGGTGAAGAAGCACCCTTTGACCGTCGTGAGCTGAACGCGATGCTGGAGCTGGGTGAGCAGGGCATTCTGGAGATGATTGAGCGCCAAAAAGAAGTTCTCGGTCCCATTGCGCTCAAGATCGGTGCTCGTGGATTAGGAGAAGCCTAA
- a CDS encoding XTP/dITP diphosphatase codes for MSLDSPIIIVATRNAGKVREFAHAFAPLGKEVKSMFDYPELPDVVEDGVTFAENAWKKAKTVGDALGLPVLADDSGLCVDLLDGDPGVYSARYAGEGATDAKNNAKLLEALESLKSGEDTEQPLLSPASFVCALVLYDPATGDKYESEGTVEGWITAKAAGGGGFGYDPLFYVPEYEMTMAELTLEQKQAISHRGHALRALVSSLKG; via the coding sequence ATGAGTCTGGATAGCCCAATTATCATTGTCGCAACCCGTAATGCAGGAAAAGTACGTGAATTCGCTCATGCATTCGCTCCGCTGGGCAAAGAGGTCAAAAGCATGTTCGACTATCCGGAGCTGCCGGATGTCGTTGAGGATGGCGTAACCTTTGCGGAGAATGCCTGGAAGAAAGCCAAAACAGTGGGCGATGCTCTGGGTCTGCCTGTTCTGGCTGACGATTCGGGATTGTGTGTGGATCTGTTGGACGGTGACCCGGGAGTGTACTCTGCGAGATATGCAGGCGAAGGTGCTACCGATGCGAAGAACAATGCCAAACTGCTTGAGGCGCTGGAATCACTCAAATCCGGTGAGGATACGGAGCAACCGCTTCTGAGTCCAGCAAGTTTCGTCTGTGCACTGGTGCTGTATGACCCGGCAACCGGAGACAAGTATGAATCAGAGGGCACGGTGGAAGGCTGGATCACAGCTAAAGCTGCCGGTGGTGGCGGTTTTGGATATGACCCACTCTTCTACGTGCCTGAATACGAGATGACAATGGCCGAGCTTACGCTGGAGCAAAAGCAGGCAATCAGTCACCGGGGGCATGCCCTGAGAGCGCTCGTATCCAGTCTGAAAGGCTGA
- a CDS encoding STM4015 family protein produces the protein MQEVKLTVSYDDYEDGIRMETLIRELAAKPEAGSLESLIIGDWGQAYENSPEEFMGTLIELAPSFPSLKKLFIGDMGFEECEVSWIIQTDLTPLLVAFPELKSFTVKGSSGLSLEPIEHAKLEELIIICGGLPKSVLASIARAKLPELRKLELYLGVDDYGFDGSLQDVLPLLEQGLFPKLVYLGLKDSEIQDEIAKAAAEAPILDQLEILDLSEGTLSDEGAEALLASNKIKKLKHLNLSYHYMTDEMLIRWKRSGISVDVSEQQQSDEDDWRYPSLTE, from the coding sequence ATGCAAGAAGTGAAGCTTACGGTGTCTTATGATGATTATGAGGACGGTATTCGCATGGAAACACTGATCAGGGAATTGGCTGCCAAACCGGAGGCGGGTTCGCTGGAGAGCCTGATTATTGGAGACTGGGGACAGGCCTATGAAAATTCGCCGGAAGAATTTATGGGCACACTCATCGAGCTGGCTCCAAGCTTTCCATCTTTGAAGAAACTGTTCATCGGAGATATGGGCTTTGAAGAATGCGAGGTTTCATGGATTATTCAGACGGATCTCACACCCCTATTGGTTGCTTTCCCTGAATTGAAGTCATTCACAGTGAAGGGCAGCAGCGGACTAAGTCTGGAACCCATCGAACATGCCAAGCTTGAAGAATTAATCATTATTTGCGGTGGCCTTCCCAAAAGCGTGTTAGCTTCAATTGCCCGGGCAAAGTTGCCTGAATTGCGTAAGCTTGAGCTGTATCTGGGCGTGGATGATTATGGATTCGACGGCTCACTGCAAGATGTACTTCCACTTTTGGAACAGGGCTTATTTCCAAAGCTTGTATACCTGGGTCTGAAAGACAGTGAAATTCAGGATGAGATTGCAAAGGCTGCAGCTGAGGCACCAATTCTGGATCAACTTGAAATCCTGGATCTGTCAGAGGGCACGCTGTCTGATGAAGGGGCGGAGGCGCTGCTTGCCAGCAACAAGATCAAAAAACTGAAACATCTCAATCTTAGTTACCACTACATGACGGACGAAATGCTTATTCGCTGGAAACGTTCCGGTATATCTGTGGATGTTAGTGAGCAACAACAGAGTGATGAAGATGACTGGCGTTATCCGTCGTTAACGGAATAA
- a CDS encoding STM4014 family protein, translated as MTEMEGNLQSPVKDSDMTLEQPLLLIGNPNNRRTLGLQEARQRLGLQPALVLPYIRLLQTWRRGGTIADAVQQCLEGRVATHTHGASWISSPASISYANHDPVDGVNSIPLIRLDAPGEEWEVECELLFLGAVNDVSPLIDGPSAGMIPAAQTLTLEQEWGRIYAPNQWFRGWKACLERIRYEALEYWPNARFTNDPNDIAIMFDKRRCQQQLTAHGVHVPPTLQSSEPIRNYADLRTAMKTAGMNRVFVKLACGSGASGVVAYQINPRTGAEIAITTVGMERIQGNLIFYNEGRMRRYTRTSEISVLMDWLCAEGAQIERWMAKASLGSSVFDIRQLVAGGQAGHAIVRVSQTPITNLHLRNERLLPAEAGLDEQQMDGVQTSAKAAMAAFPNSWSAGIDVMLSGGTEPRAYILDVNPFGDLLYRVQHNGLGTYEWQMELLRKEPLQP; from the coding sequence ATGACGGAAATGGAAGGAAATTTGCAAAGCCCAGTTAAGGATTCGGATATGACGCTGGAGCAGCCCTTATTGTTAATTGGAAACCCGAATAATCGCCGTACCCTTGGACTACAGGAGGCAAGACAGCGCCTTGGTTTACAGCCTGCACTTGTGCTGCCCTATATCCGTTTGCTACAGACCTGGAGAAGGGGTGGAACTATTGCGGATGCCGTACAGCAATGTCTGGAAGGGCGAGTGGCTACACACACGCACGGAGCGTCGTGGATATCTTCACCAGCGTCGATCTCATATGCCAATCATGATCCAGTTGACGGAGTGAATAGTATACCTCTTATTCGACTGGATGCCCCTGGTGAGGAATGGGAAGTAGAGTGTGAGCTGCTCTTTCTTGGAGCTGTGAATGATGTATCTCCGTTAATCGATGGCCCTTCTGCGGGAATGATTCCGGCAGCGCAGACACTCACTCTTGAACAGGAGTGGGGGCGGATCTACGCGCCCAACCAATGGTTTCGTGGCTGGAAGGCTTGTTTGGAACGAATTCGCTATGAAGCCTTGGAGTATTGGCCCAATGCCCGGTTTACGAATGATCCCAATGATATTGCGATCATGTTTGATAAAAGGAGATGCCAGCAGCAACTAACTGCCCATGGCGTTCACGTTCCCCCAACGCTCCAGTCTTCGGAGCCGATCCGCAATTATGCGGACCTGCGTACAGCGATGAAAACAGCCGGTATGAATCGGGTTTTCGTGAAACTTGCGTGTGGCTCCGGGGCTTCAGGCGTTGTTGCCTATCAAATTAATCCGCGAACGGGTGCTGAAATCGCTATAACCACTGTGGGAATGGAGCGGATTCAGGGAAATCTCATTTTTTATAATGAAGGTCGGATGCGCAGGTACACACGTACTTCGGAAATTTCGGTGCTCATGGATTGGTTGTGCGCTGAAGGTGCCCAGATTGAACGTTGGATGGCAAAAGCATCCCTTGGTTCAAGCGTGTTTGATATTCGCCAGCTTGTGGCAGGTGGACAAGCAGGTCATGCCATCGTACGGGTTAGTCAGACACCGATCACCAATCTGCATTTGCGCAATGAGCGGTTGCTGCCCGCAGAAGCGGGGCTGGATGAACAGCAGATGGATGGGGTTCAGACGTCAGCGAAAGCAGCAATGGCTGCCTTTCCCAACTCATGGTCTGCCGGGATTGATGTGATGCTCAGTGGTGGAACTGAACCGCGTGCTTATATTCTGGATGTGAATCCGTTCGGAGATTTGTTGTACAGAGTACAGCATAACGGACTTGGAACCTATGAATGGCAAATGGAACTTTTGCGAAAGGAGCCCTTACAACCATGA
- a CDS encoding STM4013/SEN3800 family hydrolase: MTDMNTIVGSHDLLMITLDTLRYDVAKLEEQNCPNLCGTGPWEKRHTPGSFTYAAHHAFFGGFMPTPANTDKASHVRLFHSRNTGLKTHPHTWLFDTPDIVSGLAAEGYRTICIGGVIFFTKKNPLAKVLPGYFQQSYWRMNFGVTNPKSTEHQVQHALKLLEQITPDEKLFLFLNVSAIHGPNRYFVEGAREDSVETQRAALRYVDQALGPLFDAMRQRSRPTFCLAFSDHGTAYGEDGYQGHRLAHDVVWNVPYREFIL, from the coding sequence ATGACTGATATGAACACCATAGTAGGCTCCCATGATCTATTAATGATTACGCTGGACACGTTAAGGTATGACGTGGCCAAGCTGGAGGAACAGAATTGCCCCAACCTGTGCGGTACGGGTCCTTGGGAGAAGCGTCATACTCCGGGAAGTTTTACCTATGCGGCACATCATGCTTTTTTTGGTGGCTTCATGCCTACACCTGCCAATACGGACAAAGCCTCCCACGTACGACTTTTTCATTCCCGGAATACCGGATTAAAGACACATCCGCATACCTGGCTGTTCGACACTCCGGATATCGTATCCGGGTTAGCAGCGGAAGGATACCGTACGATTTGTATTGGCGGGGTCATTTTCTTCACCAAGAAAAATCCACTCGCCAAAGTGCTGCCGGGTTATTTTCAGCAAAGCTACTGGCGGATGAATTTTGGCGTAACCAACCCCAAATCGACCGAGCATCAGGTTCAGCATGCCTTGAAGCTGCTGGAGCAAATCACACCGGATGAAAAGCTGTTTTTGTTCCTGAATGTGTCTGCCATCCATGGGCCCAATCGCTATTTTGTGGAGGGTGCAAGAGAAGACTCCGTAGAAACACAGCGAGCAGCCCTTCGGTATGTGGACCAGGCTCTTGGGCCATTGTTTGATGCAATGAGGCAGCGTTCACGGCCTACGTTTTGTTTAGCTTTTTCCGATCATGGCACGGCGTATGGTGAGGATGGTTATCAGGGGCACAGGCTGGCGCATGATGTTGTCTGGAATGTGCCTTACCGTGAATTTATTTTATAG
- a CDS encoding STM4012 family radical SAM protein produces the protein MDDQSQHTTVGHSAESGPNTTTGLREVLTSPYRSYLYSYPHKTAYRELNPPLPLGPLWERENTETYFLYMHIPFCAARCGFCNLFTLPDRRDDTHVRYVDALERQAKQWAPLTSRRPYSRFAIGGGTPTLLNEIQLNRLFDIAEQVMGLDPTQASISVETSPDTVTEAKLAIMKERSVDRVSMGIQSFIEAEASAIYRPQKPQEVERALEKLTQYEFPLLNLDLIYGLPGQTVESWLYSLERVLSYEPGEIFIYPLYTRENTIVKPGDIQRQGPDIRMELYKAARETLKSRGYVQYSMRRFAKEQSSSGSKELLPYSCQEEGMVGLGCGARSYTREVHYASKYGVSYKATQSIIADYVATERYDVADYGIVLSREEQKRRFILKALLHREGLALSDYDERFGTGVLSDYGWLSELLSEGMAELKQDDKGNQVLRLTEEGLGYSDAIGDWLISAEVREQMEGFVFS, from the coding sequence ATGGACGATCAATCTCAACATACGACAGTAGGTCATTCCGCAGAGTCCGGACCCAATACAACTACTGGTCTCAGAGAAGTGCTTACTTCCCCCTATCGCTCTTATTTATATTCGTATCCCCACAAGACCGCATATCGGGAGTTGAACCCGCCATTACCACTCGGTCCATTGTGGGAACGTGAGAATACAGAAACGTATTTTTTATACATGCACATTCCGTTTTGTGCCGCTCGTTGCGGATTCTGTAACCTGTTTACGTTGCCGGATCGTCGTGATGACACCCATGTGCGTTATGTGGATGCGCTGGAACGGCAAGCCAAGCAGTGGGCACCGCTCACATCACGCAGACCCTATTCGAGGTTTGCCATCGGTGGTGGGACCCCCACATTATTAAATGAAATTCAGTTGAACCGCTTGTTCGATATCGCGGAACAGGTGATGGGGCTCGATCCGACGCAAGCTTCGATCTCGGTAGAAACGTCACCGGATACTGTGACAGAAGCCAAATTGGCCATCATGAAAGAACGGAGCGTGGACCGGGTAAGCATGGGCATCCAAAGTTTTATCGAAGCCGAAGCCTCAGCCATCTACCGTCCGCAGAAACCACAGGAAGTGGAACGAGCGCTTGAGAAGCTTACACAGTATGAATTCCCTTTGTTGAATCTGGATCTGATCTATGGTCTGCCGGGACAAACGGTGGAATCATGGCTGTATTCGCTGGAACGTGTCCTTTCATATGAACCGGGTGAGATATTCATTTACCCATTGTACACTCGCGAGAATACCATTGTGAAACCCGGTGATATTCAGCGTCAGGGACCGGATATTCGGATGGAGCTGTATAAGGCTGCGCGTGAAACTTTGAAAAGCCGGGGTTATGTCCAGTATTCCATGCGCAGATTTGCCAAAGAACAATCTTCTTCGGGAAGCAAAGAGCTTCTACCCTACAGCTGTCAGGAAGAAGGCATGGTTGGTCTGGGTTGCGGTGCACGCTCTTATACCCGTGAAGTACACTATGCTTCCAAGTATGGTGTTAGTTATAAGGCCACACAGAGCATCATCGCCGATTATGTGGCAACCGAGCGTTATGATGTGGCCGATTACGGCATTGTACTCAGCCGGGAGGAGCAGAAGCGCCGCTTTATTCTGAAAGCCCTGCTGCATCGGGAAGGATTGGCGCTATCGGATTATGATGAGCGATTCGGAACGGGAGTCCTGTCAGACTACGGTTGGTTGAGTGAACTGTTGTCTGAGGGCATGGCTGAGCTGAAGCAGGACGATAAAGGAAACCAGGTGCTGCGTCTGACAGAAGAGGGATTGGGCTACTCGGATGCTATTGGAGATTGGCTCATCTCCGCTGAGGTTCGTGAACAAATGGAAGGGTTTGTGTTCTCATGA
- a CDS encoding STM4011 family radical SAM protein, translating to MRATLYYRGKLSSCNYDCPYCPFSKTVDSKETLEVDELQLRQFVNWVRDQESAGHQFSIFFNPYGEALVRRWYREAMIELSHMPHVDKIAVQTNLSVKLDWARELNRDKAAFWATYHPRETKESSFVKQCLTLREMGLAFSVGTVGLRSAFPAIESMRQALPDDVYMWINAFKDRPQYYSMEEVEFLRSVDPLFEGNLRDYESLGKRCSAGSEVFYVQGSGHVKRCYKDRRIIGHLYRDGLQALAADRPCGMKKCGCYIGYIHMEDSPFRDIFGRGLLERNPALINQ from the coding sequence ATGAGAGCAACCTTGTATTATCGGGGGAAGCTGTCGTCCTGTAATTACGACTGTCCATATTGTCCGTTTAGCAAAACGGTAGATTCCAAGGAGACGCTCGAAGTGGATGAACTGCAACTGCGTCAATTTGTGAATTGGGTGAGGGATCAGGAGAGTGCTGGACATCAATTTTCGATTTTCTTTAACCCGTATGGAGAAGCTCTGGTACGACGCTGGTATCGTGAAGCGATGATTGAGCTATCTCATATGCCACATGTGGACAAAATTGCAGTTCAAACCAACCTGTCTGTCAAACTGGACTGGGCCCGTGAATTAAATCGGGATAAAGCGGCATTCTGGGCGACCTATCACCCGCGTGAGACGAAGGAGTCTTCCTTCGTCAAACAATGTTTGACTTTACGAGAGATGGGGCTTGCTTTCAGTGTGGGGACGGTTGGATTGCGCAGTGCATTTCCTGCTATTGAATCGATGAGGCAGGCTTTACCTGATGACGTGTATATGTGGATCAATGCATTTAAAGATCGACCCCAATATTACAGTATGGAAGAGGTCGAATTTTTACGATCCGTTGATCCGCTGTTTGAAGGGAACCTGCGGGATTATGAGAGTCTGGGCAAGCGTTGTTCCGCTGGTTCGGAGGTATTTTATGTTCAAGGGTCAGGGCATGTAAAAAGGTGTTACAAGGATCGTCGAATTATTGGGCATCTCTACCGAGATGGTTTGCAGGCTTTGGCCGCAGATCGGCCTTGTGGCATGAAGAAGTGCGGCTGTTATATCGGTTATATTCATATGGAGGATTCTCCGTTCAGGGATATCTTTGGCCGTGGATTGCTTGAACGTAATCCGGCACTGATCAATCAATAG
- a CDS encoding methyl-accepting chemotaxis protein has translation MKRVSISRKLLLGFVAVLILLVAVVVISYTQFISVEKTYTDLIKERTYKLLTIKNMIIDVKSQQVALRNYVTEASDANEQLFQSSYEDYRKISEELRSGLKTQTMIDLLDRSDQRVKDYLAFGQNVIALKKQDRNSEITTLLLNTGPAIVSEFEETMASMEQVQQDLLDTGVVNANQLIQKVIRSIVIIGIVSIIVGAAIALLMGRLISKPVASVARAARQIAEGDLTGEAIIVRNKDEIGELAQSFNTMSVHLRELIHQVGNNADRVAASSEELTASTEQTVAATEQVAITMEEIATGMDTQVSMVSDGFHTINELSTGFRQITENTQTMSDEATNASAKTLAGNDSVQSAVEQMNSIHQTVQGLATVIEELGNHSQSIGSMVETISEISAQTNLLSLNAAIEAARAGEHGRGFEVVATEVRKLSEQSARSAEQIGTLVASIHKGMSDAAQSMGEVTAEVQAGISLVHRAGDSFEEIRAAVSKVAGQTQEVSASIEHMAAGVEQINVSMKTIMDVTQNAAAGTEEVSATSEEQLSAMQEISSAANELSSMAEELQQSLGHFKVG, from the coding sequence ATGAAGAGAGTATCCATCAGTCGCAAATTACTGTTAGGTTTTGTAGCTGTATTGATTTTATTGGTGGCAGTTGTCGTCATCTCGTATACTCAATTTATCTCCGTAGAGAAAACATATACAGATCTCATCAAGGAACGTACGTATAAACTGCTTACGATTAAAAACATGATTATTGATGTGAAATCTCAGCAGGTTGCATTGCGAAACTATGTGACCGAAGCCAGTGATGCTAATGAGCAGCTGTTTCAATCGTCTTATGAAGATTACCGTAAAATAAGTGAAGAATTAAGATCAGGTCTTAAAACACAAACCATGATTGACCTTCTGGACCGTTCCGACCAGCGTGTGAAAGATTACTTAGCCTTTGGGCAGAATGTTATTGCATTAAAGAAACAGGATCGAAATAGTGAAATTACAACGTTGCTGCTCAACACAGGACCTGCAATCGTATCTGAATTTGAAGAAACCATGGCATCGATGGAGCAGGTTCAGCAAGATTTATTGGACACAGGGGTCGTGAATGCCAATCAGCTGATTCAAAAGGTAATCCGGTCAATTGTAATCATCGGTATTGTTTCGATCATTGTGGGAGCTGCCATTGCTTTACTTATGGGTAGATTGATCTCTAAACCGGTGGCTTCTGTTGCTAGAGCAGCAAGACAAATAGCTGAAGGTGATTTGACTGGCGAGGCGATCATTGTACGAAATAAGGATGAAATTGGCGAGTTGGCCCAATCCTTTAATACGATGTCGGTTCATTTACGCGAGTTGATTCATCAGGTGGGTAATAACGCGGATCGGGTAGCCGCCTCATCTGAAGAGCTAACGGCTAGTACGGAACAGACTGTGGCGGCGACAGAACAAGTGGCCATTACAATGGAAGAGATTGCTACCGGTATGGATACACAAGTGAGCATGGTTAGCGATGGGTTCCATACGATTAATGAACTATCCACAGGTTTTCGGCAAATTACTGAGAATACGCAAACGATGTCTGATGAAGCTACGAACGCATCGGCTAAAACCTTAGCTGGCAATGACTCGGTGCAATCGGCTGTGGAACAAATGAATTCCATCCATCAGACCGTACAGGGTCTTGCAACGGTTATTGAAGAGCTGGGTAACCACTCACAATCTATTGGTTCGATGGTGGAAACCATTTCCGAAATATCGGCGCAAACGAATCTGCTTTCGCTTAACGCAGCCATTGAAGCGGCAAGAGCTGGAGAACATGGACGCGGGTTTGAGGTGGTTGCTACCGAGGTGCGGAAGCTCTCGGAGCAATCGGCAAGGTCAGCAGAACAAATAGGCACATTGGTAGCCTCTATTCATAAAGGCATGAGTGATGCCGCCCAATCCATGGGAGAAGTGACTGCCGAGGTTCAGGCAGGGATCAGCCTTGTGCATAGAGCAGGAGACAGTTTTGAAGAAATTCGTGCAGCTGTCAGCAAGGTAGCAGGACAGACCCAGGAAGTATCCGCTTCTATTGAGCATATGGCGGCCGGGGTGGAACAGATCAACGTATCCATGAAAACAATCATGGATGTTACACAGAATGCAGCAGCAGGCACAGAAGAGGTCAGCGCGACGTCTGAGGAGCAATTGTCTGCTATGCAGGAGATATCTTCTGCTGCCAATGAACTTTCGTCCATGGCGGAAGAATTACAGCAGTCTCTGGGTCATTTTAAAGTGGGATGA
- the asnB gene encoding asparagine synthase (glutamine-hydrolyzing) encodes MCGITGFIQWNRDLTQESELLVQMTDSLSNRGPDASGTWISNPCAFGHRRLSVMDPENGAQPMHALQGDTSYTVVYNGELYNAPELKKELLQRGHHFRTQCDTEVLLASYIEWGPACVDRFNGIFAFAIWDGGREQVFIARDRLGVKPLFYSHAKDALVFGSEPKALLIHPDVEAAVGPEGLAEVFIVGPARTPGHGVYSSLNELKPAHALIYNRNGIKTYAYWKLESQNHEHNLEETAAEVRRLLQDTLERQLASDVPVCSLLSGGLDSSALSALAVDYYNRTGQGQVSTYSVDYVDNAKHFQAHSFQPGADGPWIQRMVDELKTDHHWIEIENGELVHALTQAMVVRDLPGMADVDSSLYLFCKEIKKGATVAISGEAADEVFGGYPWFHREEMLNSGTFPWSVAPDMRAGLLSPDIREWIRPLDYLADRYSDAVAEVPLLDGETGKAAQMRVMSYLNITRFMPTLLDRKDRMSMGAGLEVRVPYCDHRLIQYVFNVPWDMKMTGGREKGILRKALEGVLPDDVLYRKKSPYPKTHNPQYLASVKQQVLDILDDASSPILPLIDKAQIRKLASSPDASSNLPWFGQLMSGPQLFAYLTQINSWLRTYKVAIR; translated from the coding sequence ATGTGCGGTATAACCGGCTTCATACAGTGGAATCGGGATTTGACCCAGGAATCAGAGCTGCTGGTCCAGATGACGGACAGCTTGTCGAACCGGGGGCCCGACGCTTCAGGTACATGGATCTCCAATCCTTGTGCGTTCGGACATCGGCGTCTCAGCGTTATGGACCCGGAGAATGGGGCACAGCCCATGCATGCGTTACAGGGAGACACCTCCTATACCGTCGTGTATAACGGAGAACTATACAATGCACCCGAGTTGAAAAAGGAATTGCTCCAACGCGGACACCATTTCCGCACACAATGTGATACGGAAGTGCTGCTCGCCTCTTATATTGAGTGGGGACCGGCCTGCGTTGACCGGTTTAACGGCATTTTTGCTTTTGCTATATGGGATGGCGGACGCGAACAGGTTTTTATCGCCCGTGATCGGCTGGGCGTCAAACCCCTCTTCTACAGTCATGCAAAGGATGCACTCGTATTTGGCTCAGAACCCAAAGCACTGCTCATCCATCCGGATGTTGAGGCTGCTGTAGGACCCGAAGGTTTGGCAGAAGTATTTATTGTCGGTCCTGCCCGGACACCTGGACACGGCGTATACTCCTCCCTTAATGAGCTCAAACCTGCGCATGCGCTTATCTACAACCGAAACGGCATTAAAACCTATGCTTACTGGAAGCTGGAAAGCCAGAATCACGAACATAATTTGGAGGAGACAGCTGCCGAAGTACGCAGACTGTTGCAGGATACATTAGAACGCCAATTGGCTTCGGACGTTCCGGTCTGCTCCCTTTTGTCGGGGGGATTGGATTCAAGTGCTCTATCTGCGTTAGCCGTGGATTATTACAACCGTACAGGTCAAGGCCAGGTCAGCACATATTCTGTCGACTATGTGGATAATGCAAAGCATTTTCAGGCGCATTCCTTCCAGCCTGGTGCAGATGGACCCTGGATTCAGCGAATGGTGGATGAACTGAAGACAGATCATCACTGGATTGAGATTGAAAACGGAGAACTGGTTCATGCGTTGACTCAGGCGATGGTCGTAAGGGATTTACCGGGTATGGCGGACGTAGATTCCTCTCTCTATCTGTTCTGTAAAGAAATCAAAAAAGGAGCCACCGTTGCCATCTCAGGCGAAGCAGCAGATGAAGTATTTGGCGGTTATCCCTGGTTCCATCGGGAAGAGATGCTGAACTCCGGTACATTCCCATGGTCTGTAGCACCTGATATGCGAGCAGGATTGTTATCCCCGGACATTCGGGAATGGATCAGACCACTCGACTATCTCGCAGATCGTTACTCGGATGCTGTAGCAGAAGTGCCTTTACTCGATGGGGAGACCGGTAAGGCTGCCCAGATGAGAGTTATGTCCTATCTGAACATCACCCGGTTCATGCCTACACTACTGGATCGGAAAGATCGGATGAGTATGGGAGCCGGGCTTGAGGTTCGGGTACCTTACTGTGATCACCGTTTGATTCAATATGTGTTTAACGTGCCTTGGGACATGAAAATGACAGGCGGACGGGAAAAAGGCATTCTGCGTAAAGCGCTGGAAGGTGTGCTGCCTGACGATGTGTTGTACCGGAAAAAGAGTCCGTATCCGAAAACACATAACCCGCAGTATCTCGCTTCCGTTAAACAGCAGGTGCTTGATATTCTGGATGACGCAAGTTCACCGATCTTGCCATTAATCGACAAAGCTCAAATTCGCAAATTGGCCTCCTCACCGGATGCTTCATCGAACCTGCCCTGGTTTGGACAGTTAATGTCGGGTCCACAGCTATTTGCTTATCTGACACAGATTAACTCGTGGTTGCGTACGTACAAAGTGGCCATTCGATAA
- a CDS encoding DUF4870 domain-containing protein, whose protein sequence is MRQLLSALSYFSIFFAPFLFPIIIWIVAKDNYIEGHAKRALFSHIFPFLAAIPLLYFFVTAHSLGSAVGFVILFFVIYALSFVYNIVKGIQVLREYA, encoded by the coding sequence ATGAGACAACTTTTATCAGCATTATCCTATTTTAGTATTTTCTTTGCCCCGTTCCTGTTCCCCATCATTATTTGGATTGTGGCCAAGGACAACTATATTGAGGGACATGCGAAACGAGCCTTATTCTCGCATATATTCCCGTTTCTTGCGGCAATCCCGCTGCTGTATTTCTTCGTTACCGCACACAGTCTGGGTTCCGCTGTCGGATTTGTAATTTTGTTCTTTGTCATTTATGCATTAAGTTTTGTGTACAATATTGTCAAAGGTATTCAAGTACTGCGTGAATATGCCTGA